The DNA segment TTGCAGTGTGGAAGCTTTGGCGATCGCCCAGCAAAACGCCTGGAACGCAGGTTTATTTGATAGGATGCGATTTTATCAGGGTCGCTGGTGGGAGCCTTTAAGTTTGCTGAAAGGTCAATTTAATGGCATGGTATCTAACCCTCCTTATATTCCCAGCGACATTGTGCCTACGCTACAACCAGAAGTAGTAAACCATGAACCACATTTAGCCTTAGATGGCGGTGCGGATGGCTTAGATGCCATCCGCCATCTAATAGAAGTTGCCCCCAGTTATTTACGACCTGGGGGTATATGGTTAATTGAAATGATGGCGGGTCAAGCGGACGCGGTACAAGCTCTTCTGCTGCAACAGGGCAGTTATAGTAATATTCAAATTCACTCTGATTTAGCTGGTATTGAGCGTTTCGCTTTAGCACAGATTCAGTGATGAGTTTTAAGTAGTATTCTTGAGTAAGAATTGCTTAAGTGTTAATTTGTAATTGATAATTACAAGTTATTTATGACTAGGGTTTCCTTAGAAACATTAATAGCTGGTGTGGGTGCTGGCGGTTTAGTTAGTTTCCCTACAGATACAGTGCCGGCGCTGGCGACTCTACCAGAGCAAGCAGAATTGATTTTTGCGGCTAAACAGCGCAGTCAGGACAAACCTCTAATTTTGATGGGTGCGAGTGCAGAAGATTTGTGGCCTTATGTAGAAGGTCGTGAGCAAGATAAGCAAATTTGGGAACAAGTTGTCAGTCAATATTGGCCTGGAGCATTGACATTAGTAGTACCAGCGAGTAAGCGCGTTCCCGAAGTGATGAATCCGATTGATCCCACAACTATTGGTATTCGTGTGCCTAAGAGTGCGATCGCTCAAAAGATTTTGTCACAAACTGGGCCTCTTGCCACGACTAGTGCTAATTTCTCAGGACAGCCAGCTTTACTAACAATGGCAGAGATTGATGCTCAGTTTCCCACAGTGTTGACACTGGAATCAACAGCAGTGGAAGCGGAGGGAATTGGCTTACCTTCTACTGTTGCCAAATGGACAGGTGAAAATTGGCAAATCTTGCGGCAAGGAGCAGTAAGTTTAGAGTTTTAGGGCATAAAAAGGAGGAAAGTAGGGGAATATGGGGCAAAACGAAAAACTGAGAAAAGAACTATTTCCCTTTTTCTCCCTGCTCTCTACCTCTCTCCCCAGCCCGCAATCCCCACTTCCATTTTTTAGACAGTTATAATGTTGGTCTCCTGATTTTTAGGCAGTGAATTAGTGAAGAACTTGTTGGATCAAGCAGAACTGATGAACTAAAAAATAAGGAAACTGATTTTTATACTTTGTGGTCAATTTAACAAGTTAATAACTGTCTAAATATGAATTGGAGCAACTGGATATATCTAGGAGCCGGATTATTATTGGGGCTTGGTGTTCGTGGTTTATTTGCGCGGTCTACAAATGCCACTGCTAGCCAGTCCACAGTCACACTAGGGGAGCAAGAGTACACATCACAACTCCAGCAACAGCTCCAAAACACACAGCTAGCCTATGAAATGGCCCAAGAGATGAGCCAGTTTAAAGGGGGTTTCTTAGCACGGACTACCCATGAATTGCGATCGCCTCTCAATGGTCTCATTGGTCTACATCAGTTAATTTTGTCTGATCTTTGTGAAGATCCAGCAGAAGAGCGGGAATTTATTACCCAAGCTCATGAGAGAGCTTTAAAGTTGCTGCATCTCATGGACGAAATCCTCAATGTAGCCAAGACAGAACACGGTAACAATAAATTAGATATTCAGCCAAAATCTTTAGCCGAAATTTTACAAGAAGTATATAAATTAACTTATATGCTGGCGGTGGATCGTAATTTAAAGTTGCAGATTTCGCCTCCCGACCCAGAGATTTATGTTTTGGCAGATGCAAGATGGCTAAGACAGGTATTGTTAAACTTAGTAGACACTGCCATTAGTCAAATGCAGGAAGGAAGTATCTTTATTTCTGCGAAGCTTACACCTGAAAGCGAATATGTTTCTATTTGGTTAGATTTACCTACTCATACTGTAGTTAAAAGTGAATCGATTGATTTACTCCGAATGACTGATGAATCTTTGCCGACCGATAAACGGAAAGCTGGTCTTTCTCCCAGTATGAAGCTATTACTTAATCAAAAACTGCTAACAGTGATGGGAGGAAAGTTAGAAATCCTACCCTCTCCTGAATCCCATGCAGCAGAGCAATTAACTAGACTCGAATTGTCTATCCCCCTAACGATTCCTGAAGCTGAACTTCTGTAGTAGTTAAAGAGCAAATTCGGGGTTGATTGTGTAGCACCATAGTGGTGCTGTTATTAGCTTGGAAGCCGATTTTTTCGTAAAACTCCTGTCGATTGGTAGTCATTAAATATACTCGCTCCACCCACCTCATGCGGGGATGGGCTAAGACAGTTTCGACTAATTTGCTTCCTAAGCCATTACCTTGGTAGTCTGGATGGATGACAACATCCCAAATCGTGGCGCGATATATGCCATCGGAGGTTGCTCTAGCAAAACCAATTAGATGCTCTGCGTCCCAAACAGAAATTACCGGCTCACTATTGGCAATAGCTATACCTAAATCCTCAATACTGCGTCCTTTCGCCCAAAAAGCAGAAATATTAAATAGCTGTTGGAGTTGATAAAGGTCTACTTCAGACTGGCGATTACGAAACTGGATCTGAGGATAGCTCATGTATAGTTGCTCCGATAGGGCAGTATTTTTACTGTCTTTTAGTCCTATTTTGCAAGAAATTATCGTAAATGTGTATGTATATGCAACTATTTTCCAGTTGAGTTTTTAATGGAAAATCCACTTCCATAGAGGGTGTGTTGGCCCCTGCTGACGGATATGAAACACTTGCTTTTCGAGGCGCTGCTTTTCCTCTTGTGGTAGACCCAGCAAAATATTCCGACTCTGCCAAACTAAAATAGCAGCCGTCATCCCTATACACAAACCTAAACCCAAGGTAGACAGTGGATGGTAAAAGAGTCCATAACGCACTGCTACCCAAGTAAAATATTGTTGCCACAAAGCAATTTCTGCCCGTAAATTCCATAGAGAAACAGGTGCAACTGTTAGCCATAAACAGCCAACAAAACACCACCTACCATACACGGTTAACTGGTGTAGTCTCTGCACTTGTTCAACTAAAGATGACTCATTATCTTCTGTATGATTGCTAGAGCTTGGGGGTTGTTCTGGTTCATCCATAGGCTACGGGGGATTGGGTAATGGGTAATGGGTAATGGCTACTGTGTATCAGCTACCTCTGTGTTTGGTACTACTGTAGATGAACTGTTACGCTCACGCCACAGTGTCAGTAGGGTGCTGGCGATGAAGATACTGGAATAAGCTCCTGCTAAGAAGCCAAAAATTAAAGCTAGAGCAAAGTTTTTCAGGGTTTCGCCACCAAATAAATAGATTGCGAACAATGGCAACATGGTAGTCAAGGTTGTATTAATTGACCTTCCCAGGGTTTGGTTCACTGCATCATCGACAATATCAGCGATGGGGCGATTGGGGTCTAGTTTTAGGGTTTCTCGGATGCGATCGTATATCACTACTGTATCGTTGACAGAGAAACCTGTAATTGTCAGTAGAGCTACGATAAATAAGCTATCGACTTCAGTACCGAAAACTAAACCGAAAATTGAGAATATGCCTGCTGTGATTAAGACATCATGAAATAGAGCAATGATGGCAAATAAGGCATAGTCTAATTGGAAGCGGAAGTTTAAGTAAATGATGATGCCTACGAAGGATACAATCAGAGCGATCATCCCTGAGGTAAACAATTCTCTGCCTAAGGTAGGCCCGACTGTATCAAACTGATTTTTCTGTTCGTCAAAAGACCCAATTTTTTCGCTTAAGGCATTTTGTAAATTAGTCCGTTGCTCACGCTCTAAGGTTTTGGTACGGATTGAGATGCCGTTTTCTGCTCCTGTTTCTCTATCGGTGATAATTTGAATACTGCTGTCACCTAGACCTTGGGCTTTGGCTACTTCCCGCACAACGTTAATATCAATTGGTTGGTCGCAGTTTCCAGGTTTGGTGCAGTCGCGTTCAAACTGTAATCTTGTACCACCGATAAAGTCCAAACTAGGGCGTAAGGGAGCGCGAATATCGGGGTTTTGCCAAGAGATGACCATTGAGATCAGACCAATCAGGATGAAGACACTGGAAATAATCCACCAAAGCGATCGCGATTTATTTATACTTAGTTTCATTGAGCCACCTCAGTCTTATTCGATGCACTTGTTCCTGGTAGGTTGGGACAGAACAGTTCTGGTTTACGCAAGCTGGGAATACTGATTGCCAAAAACATCAAGGTGCGACTACAGGTAACGGCGCTAAACATACTCACGGCTACACCCAATGCCAAGGTTAAGGCAAAACCTTTGACTAAACCAGCCCCCAACCAGAATAGGGCAGCACAGGCAATCACTGTAGTAACGTTGCCATCTAAGATGCTGGAGAAGGCGCGGTAAAAGCCAGATTCTACAGAACGATATAAGGATTTACCTGCTTGTAGTTCTTCCCGTGTGCGCTCAAAAATCAGCACGTTGGCATCTACCGCCATACCGATACTGAGAATGAAACCTGCGATTCCTGGTAGGGTTAAGGTTATACCTAACAAAGCGAAACTAGCCCAGGTCAAGATAGCGTAGATAATTAGGGAAATATCCGCAATTAATCCCGGTAGCCTGTAGTACACAACCATAAATATGAGTACTAAAGTCAAACCACCAAGTCCAGCATAGATACTGCTGTTG comes from the Nostoc sp. PCC 7120 = FACHB-418 genome and includes:
- a CDS encoding GNAT family N-acetyltransferase, which produces MSYPQIQFRNRQSEVDLYQLQQLFNISAFWAKGRSIEDLGIAIANSEPVISVWDAEHLIGFARATSDGIYRATIWDVVIHPDYQGNGLGSKLVETVLAHPRMRWVERVYLMTTNRQEFYEKIGFQANNSTTMVLHNQPRICSLTTTEVQLQESLGG
- a CDS encoding ATP-binding protein, producing MNWSNWIYLGAGLLLGLGVRGLFARSTNATASQSTVTLGEQEYTSQLQQQLQNTQLAYEMAQEMSQFKGGFLARTTHELRSPLNGLIGLHQLILSDLCEDPAEEREFITQAHERALKLLHLMDEILNVAKTEHGNNKLDIQPKSLAEILQEVYKLTYMLAVDRNLKLQISPPDPEIYVLADARWLRQVLLNLVDTAISQMQEGSIFISAKLTPESEYVSIWLDLPTHTVVKSESIDLLRMTDESLPTDKRKAGLSPSMKLLLNQKLLTVMGGKLEILPSPESHAAEQLTRLELSIPLTIPEAELL
- the secF gene encoding protein translocase subunit SecF, with the protein product MKLSINKSRSLWWIISSVFILIGLISMVISWQNPDIRAPLRPSLDFIGGTRLQFERDCTKPGNCDQPIDINVVREVAKAQGLGDSSIQIITDRETGAENGISIRTKTLEREQRTNLQNALSEKIGSFDEQKNQFDTVGPTLGRELFTSGMIALIVSFVGIIIYLNFRFQLDYALFAIIALFHDVLITAGIFSIFGLVFGTEVDSLFIVALLTITGFSVNDTVVIYDRIRETLKLDPNRPIADIVDDAVNQTLGRSINTTLTTMLPLFAIYLFGGETLKNFALALIFGFLAGAYSSIFIASTLLTLWRERNSSSTVVPNTEVADTQ
- a CDS encoding L-threonylcarbamoyladenylate synthase, whose amino-acid sequence is MTRVSLETLIAGVGAGGLVSFPTDTVPALATLPEQAELIFAAKQRSQDKPLILMGASAEDLWPYVEGREQDKQIWEQVVSQYWPGALTLVVPASKRVPEVMNPIDPTTIGIRVPKSAIAQKILSQTGPLATTSANFSGQPALLTMAEIDAQFPTVLTLESTAVEAEGIGLPSTVAKWTGENWQILRQGAVSLEF